In a single window of the Phaeobacter sp. G2 genome:
- a CDS encoding type III pantothenate kinase: protein MLLAVDCGNTNTVFSIWDGERFIGTWRTATDWRRTADQYFVWLNTLIQAQGIKTDITDVIISSTVPRVVFNLRVLADRYYNTRPLVVGKSDCLLPVDVRVDEGTAVGPDRLVNTVAGFDHYGGNLVMVDFGTATTFDVVAEDGAYVGGVIAPGVNLSLEALHQAAAALPHVDISKPEHVIGTNTVACMQSGVFWGYVGLVREICAQIKAERDVPMKIISTGGLAPLFQQAADLFDAYEDDLTMHGLQIIHKYNKDNGTPE from the coding sequence ATGCTTCTGGCTGTTGATTGTGGCAATACCAATACCGTCTTCTCGATCTGGGATGGCGAACGGTTCATTGGAACCTGGCGCACAGCGACAGACTGGCGCCGCACGGCGGATCAGTATTTTGTCTGGCTCAACACGCTGATTCAGGCTCAGGGCATCAAAACAGATATTACCGATGTGATTATCTCTTCCACCGTGCCGCGCGTGGTGTTCAATCTGCGTGTGCTGGCGGATCGCTATTACAACACCCGCCCGCTGGTGGTGGGAAAATCCGATTGCCTGTTGCCGGTGGATGTGCGAGTGGACGAGGGCACGGCGGTGGGGCCGGACAGATTGGTCAATACGGTGGCCGGTTTTGACCACTACGGTGGCAATCTGGTGATGGTTGATTTTGGCACGGCGACAACCTTTGATGTGGTGGCTGAAGATGGGGCCTATGTCGGGGGGGTTATTGCACCTGGGGTGAACCTCAGCCTTGAGGCGCTGCACCAGGCAGCGGCGGCGCTGCCACATGTGGACATTTCCAAGCCCGAGCATGTCATTGGCACCAATACGGTGGCCTGTATGCAATCGGGTGTGTTTTGGGGCTACGTCGGCTTGGTGCGCGAAATCTGCGCCCAGATTAAGGCCGAACGTGACGTTCCAATGAAGATTATTTCAACAGGCGGGCTGGCGCCTCTTTTCCAGCAAGCTGCTGATCTGTTCGACGCATATGAGGATGATCTCACCATGCATGGGCTCCAGATCATTCATAAATACAATAAGGATAACGGTACTCCTGAATGA
- a CDS encoding ribonuclease J, which translates to MSTDERLIYLPLGGAGEIGMNAYVYGYGKPGKERLILVDLGVAFPDMDSTPGVDLIMPDISWLRERVDQLEAIFITHGHEDHIGAVSHLYSQLNVPVYARAFTANLARRKMEERGHDPLVVKTVGAWPEVTKLGPFTVGFAPMAHSIPESAGLVIDSPDGRVVHTGDFKLDRTPLVGEAFDPEMWAEIAKPGIKALICDSTNVFSKTPGRSESDLPDEITRLIGEAKGMVAATTFASNVARVKTLADAGTRAGRSVVLLGRAMLRMVEAAKETGVLKNFPTVYSPEEAKDMPRNNLMLITTGSQGERRAASAQMARGKYRGLELKEGDLFLFSSKTIPGNERGVIRIINQFSERGVDVVDDSSGLYHVSGHANGPDLEALHELLQPAMLVPMHGEHRHLRQHARLGEAKGIPSIVAVNGMMLNLSGNRPSVLEYIDTGRTYLDGSIKIGAMDGVIRDRIRMALNGHLVVTLILDEEDEPLGEPWCDIKGLTDNGSSNAALTEVLEEDLNQFLMRAGAKTLKDDDKLEGELRRIARQSCQNEIGKKPEVTVVISRMR; encoded by the coding sequence ATGAGCACTGATGAACGACTGATCTACCTTCCCCTTGGCGGGGCGGGCGAAATTGGCATGAATGCCTATGTTTACGGCTATGGCAAACCCGGCAAAGAGCGACTGATCCTGGTGGATCTGGGCGTTGCTTTCCCGGATATGGACAGCACCCCCGGTGTTGACCTGATCATGCCTGACATCAGCTGGCTGCGCGAGCGCGTCGACCAGCTGGAAGCGATTTTTATCACCCATGGTCACGAAGACCATATCGGGGCGGTATCGCATCTCTATAGCCAGCTGAACGTGCCGGTCTATGCCCGCGCCTTCACCGCCAATCTGGCCCGGCGCAAGATGGAAGAGCGTGGTCATGACCCGCTGGTGGTGAAAACCGTCGGTGCCTGGCCCGAAGTGACTAAACTGGGTCCCTTCACGGTGGGCTTTGCCCCGATGGCGCATTCGATCCCCGAAAGCGCAGGTCTGGTGATCGATAGCCCCGATGGCCGCGTAGTGCATACAGGCGACTTCAAACTGGACCGCACCCCACTGGTGGGCGAAGCCTTTGATCCTGAGATGTGGGCTGAGATCGCCAAACCTGGCATCAAGGCGCTGATTTGCGATTCGACCAATGTGTTCTCTAAAACACCGGGTCGCTCGGAATCTGATCTGCCAGATGAAATCACCCGCCTGATTGGCGAGGCCAAGGGCATGGTGGCCGCCACCACCTTTGCCTCCAACGTGGCGCGGGTAAAGACCCTGGCAGATGCCGGTACTCGGGCCGGACGTTCGGTTGTGCTGTTGGGGCGGGCGATGCTGCGCATGGTCGAAGCCGCCAAGGAAACCGGCGTTCTGAAGAATTTCCCAACGGTCTATTCACCGGAAGAAGCCAAGGATATGCCGCGCAACAACCTGATGCTGATCACCACTGGCAGCCAGGGCGAACGCCGGGCCGCCTCGGCGCAGATGGCGCGGGGCAAGTATCGCGGGCTGGAGCTGAAAGAGGGCGATCTCTTCCTGTTCTCCTCTAAAACCATCCCCGGCAACGAGCGTGGCGTGATCCGCATCATCAACCAGTTCTCGGAACGTGGCGTGGATGTTGTGGACGACAGTTCAGGCCTTTACCACGTCTCTGGCCATGCAAATGGTCCTGATCTGGAAGCGCTGCATGAGCTGCTGCAACCGGCGATGCTGGTGCCCATGCACGGCGAACACCGCCACCTGCGTCAGCACGCACGCCTGGGCGAGGCCAAGGGCATTCCCAGTATCGTTGCTGTTAACGGCATGATGCTGAACCTGTCGGGCAACCGTCCCTCGGTGCTGGAATATATCGACACCGGTAGAACCTATCTGGATGGTTCGATCAAAATTGGCGCCATGGACGGTGTCATTCGCGATCGTATCCGCATGGCTTTGAACGGGCATCTGGTTGTCACGCTGATCCTTGACGAAGAGGACGAGCCCCTGGGCGAGCCCTGGTGTGACATCAAGGGGCTGACGGACAATGGCAGCTCCAATGCGGCGCTGACAGAGGTGCTGGAAGAGGATCTGAACCAGTTCCTGATGCGGGCTGGGGCAAAGACGCTGAAAGACGATGACAAGCTGGAAGGCGAGCTGCGCCGGATCGCCCGTCAGTCTTGCCAGAATGAGATCGGCAAAAAACCAGAGGTCACCGTGGTGATCAGCCGGATGCGTTAA
- a CDS encoding DEAD/DEAH box helicase: MTKFTDLNLNPKVLKAIEEAGYESPTPIQAGAIPPALEGRDVLGIAQTGTGKTASFTLPMITMLARGRARARMPRSLVLCPTRELAAQVAENFDTYTKHLKLTKALLIGGVSFKEQDQLIDKGVDVLIATPGRLLDHFERGKLLLTGVQIMVVDEADRMLDMGFIPDIERIFSLTPFTRQTLFFSATMAPEIERITNTFLSAPERIEVARQASASETIEQQVVLFKASRKDREASEKRTALRALIDGEGDKLTNAIVFCNRKTDVDIVAKSLKKYGYDAAPIHGDLDQSQRTKTLDGFRDGQLRILVASDVAARGLDVPSVSHVYNFDVPGHPEDYVHRIGRTGRAGREGKAITICSSRDEKALAAVESLLQKEITRLENPVKKAEPAKRSSAKKAAETPAKSETNARGKSSRGKASADTAAPEAVAAETTQADAAAVADQPDAGKSETAQSDKRKSDSRQAEGNKSEGRSRSSNRASSKKTEEAPAQSSSSQSTSSQSSASNSKSNRGRGGKQGGRRDDRTVVGMGDHMPSFIALSFDERRAG; encoded by the coding sequence ATGACAAAATTTACCGATCTGAATCTGAACCCAAAGGTCCTCAAAGCTATCGAAGAGGCCGGGTACGAATCCCCCACCCCTATCCAGGCAGGTGCTATTCCGCCCGCGCTTGAAGGTCGTGATGTGCTGGGCATTGCCCAAACCGGCACCGGCAAAACCGCCTCTTTTACCCTGCCAATGATCACCATGCTGGCCCGTGGCCGTGCCCGTGCCCGCATGCCGCGCAGCTTGGTTTTGTGCCCCACGCGGGAACTGGCCGCGCAGGTAGCTGAGAATTTCGACACATATACCAAGCACTTGAAGCTCACCAAGGCGCTGCTTATCGGCGGCGTCAGCTTTAAAGAGCAGGACCAACTGATCGACAAAGGCGTCGATGTTCTGATTGCCACCCCTGGCCGTCTGCTGGATCATTTTGAGCGCGGCAAGCTGTTGCTGACCGGCGTGCAGATCATGGTGGTTGATGAAGCGGACCGGATGCTCGACATGGGCTTTATTCCGGATATCGAGCGGATCTTCTCGCTCACGCCCTTTACCCGGCAGACCCTGTTCTTCTCGGCCACCATGGCGCCAGAGATCGAGCGGATCACCAATACCTTCCTGTCGGCGCCAGAGCGAATCGAAGTGGCCCGCCAGGCCAGCGCCTCTGAAACCATCGAGCAGCAGGTCGTTTTGTTCAAAGCCTCGCGCAAAGATCGTGAAGCCAGCGAAAAACGCACCGCTCTGCGGGCGCTGATCGACGGCGAAGGCGACAAGTTGACCAACGCAATTGTTTTCTGCAACCGGAAAACCGATGTAGATATCGTCGCCAAGTCGCTGAAGAAATACGGCTATGACGCCGCTCCGATCCATGGCGATCTGGACCAGAGCCAGCGCACCAAGACCCTTGATGGGTTCCGCGACGGGCAGCTGCGTATTCTTGTTGCTTCCGATGTGGCTGCGCGAGGGCTTGATGTGCCAAGCGTCAGCCATGTGTACAACTTTGACGTCCCCGGACATCCCGAAGACTATGTCCACCGGATTGGCCGGACCGGGCGCGCGGGCCGCGAAGGCAAGGCGATCACCATCTGCTCTAGCCGGGACGAAAAGGCGCTTGCCGCTGTTGAATCCCTGTTGCAGAAGGAAATCACCCGGTTGGAGAACCCGGTGAAAAAGGCAGAGCCTGCCAAACGCAGCTCCGCCAAGAAAGCCGCTGAAACACCTGCCAAATCAGAGACAAACGCCCGGGGTAAATCCTCTCGCGGCAAAGCCTCTGCTGACACAGCCGCGCCAGAAGCCGTAGCAGCCGAGACGACACAAGCGGATGCAGCAGCGGTGGCCGATCAGCCCGACGCAGGTAAGTCTGAGACAGCGCAGTCCGATAAGCGCAAATCCGACTCGCGCCAGGCAGAGGGTAACAAGTCCGAAGGGCGCTCTCGCTCGTCCAATCGCGCATCGAGCAAAAAGACCGAAGAGGCCCCTGCCCAGTCGAGCTCTTCCCAGTCAACCTCTTCCCAGTCGAGCGCTTCGAACTCCAAATCCAACCGCGGACGTGGTGGCAAACAGGGCGGGCGTCGTGATGACCGCACAGTTGTCGGCATGGGCGATCACATGCCCAGCTTTATCGCTCTCTCCTTTGACGAGCGCCGCGCTGGCTAG
- a CDS encoding glycosyltransferase family 2 protein, with translation MTPTEKWGLVSTIKAPAEDILTFAAYHLEIGAHRLFIYLDSPCPEARALLKAHPKIRVFDCDDASWWQRRKKTGRPEKHQARQSLNATRAYRRQAGDLDWLAHIDVDEFLWADRPIGEILNALPATTLCARARPIEALAGDGTAFKGHIPSGPEQGGTVGRIYPRYGEHLKGGFLSHVQGKIFVRTGMANISLRIHNVFQKDPAAGKDIENPGAQELPEVDLCHLHAPDWQHWLAHYRFRLSQGSYRAGLSPARPLDRGGLSKHDLMTMIEAEEGEAGLRAFYDEICNDSPALRARLEAEGLLRIRDLNLAACRRKHFPAFP, from the coding sequence ATGACGCCAACCGAAAAATGGGGCCTTGTCAGCACCATCAAGGCCCCCGCCGAAGATATCCTGACCTTTGCTGCCTACCACCTTGAGATCGGGGCGCACCGGCTGTTCATCTACCTGGACAGCCCCTGCCCCGAGGCCCGTGCGCTGCTGAAAGCCCATCCAAAGATCCGGGTGTTTGATTGCGATGATGCCTCCTGGTGGCAACGGCGCAAAAAAACCGGCAGGCCGGAAAAACATCAGGCGCGGCAAAGCCTGAATGCCACCCGCGCCTATCGGCGTCAGGCCGGGGATCTGGACTGGCTCGCCCATATTGACGTCGACGAATTCCTCTGGGCGGACAGGCCTATCGGTGAGATCCTGAACGCCCTGCCAGCCACCACGCTCTGCGCCCGTGCCCGCCCCATCGAGGCGCTGGCAGGTGACGGCACCGCCTTTAAAGGCCACATTCCCAGCGGCCCGGAGCAAGGCGGCACGGTTGGCCGCATCTACCCGAGGTATGGCGAGCATCTGAAGGGCGGATTTCTCAGCCATGTTCAGGGCAAAATCTTTGTACGCACCGGGATGGCCAATATTTCTCTGCGCATTCACAATGTTTTTCAAAAAGACCCGGCGGCGGGCAAGGATATTGAAAATCCCGGCGCGCAGGAGCTGCCAGAGGTTGACCTGTGCCACCTCCATGCACCGGATTGGCAACATTGGCTCGCCCACTACCGGTTCCGCCTCTCGCAAGGCTCCTACCGCGCCGGGCTGTCCCCGGCGCGCCCCCTTGATCGCGGTGGCCTGTCCAAACATGACTTGATGACCATGATCGAAGCCGAAGAGGGTGAGGCCGGTTTGCGCGCATTCTATGACGAGATCTGCAACGATAGCCCCGCGCTACGGGCGCGGCTGGAGGCAGAGGGTCTGCTGCGGATCCGGGATCTGAACCTGGCGGCCTGTCGCCGCAAGCATTTCCCCGCGTTTCCCTAA
- a CDS encoding peptide chain release factor 3, whose amino-acid sequence MLDTAANRPDLPPEIARRRTFAIISHPDAGKTTLTEKFLLYGGAIQMAGQVRAKGEARRTRSDFMQMEKDRGISVSASAMSFDFDGYRFNLVDTPGHSDFSEDTYRTLTAVDAAVMVIDGAKGVESQTQKLFEVCRLRDLPILTFCNKMDRESRDTFEIIDEIQENLAIDVTPAAWPIGVGRDFIGCYDMLRDRLELMDRADRNKVAESIAIEGLDDPKLAEHVPAHLLEKLLEEVEMARELLPKLDPQAVLEGHMTPIWFGSAINSFGVKELMDGIGAYGPEPQVQTAQPRKIAPEEKKVTGFVFKVQANMDPKHRDRVAFVRMASGHFKRGMKLTHVRTKKPMAISNPVLFLASDRELAEEAWAGDIIGIPNHGQLRIGDTLTEGEALRVSGIPSFAPELLQGVRAGDPMKAKHLEKALMQFAEEGAAKVFKPSIGSGFIVGVVGALQFEVLASRIEMEYGLPVRFDNSQFTSARWVSGDKQALDKFTETNKQHIAYDHDGDIVYLTRLQWDIDRVERDYPDLKLTATKEMMV is encoded by the coding sequence ATGTTGGATACCGCTGCAAACCGCCCAGACCTGCCGCCCGAAATCGCGCGGCGCCGCACCTTTGCGATCATCTCGCACCCGGATGCGGGCAAAACCACGCTGACTGAAAAGTTCCTGCTTTATGGTGGTGCTATCCAGATGGCCGGACAGGTGCGGGCCAAAGGCGAAGCCCGGCGGACCCGCTCGGATTTCATGCAGATGGAAAAGGACCGCGGGATTTCAGTTTCCGCCTCGGCGATGTCTTTTGATTTTGATGGCTACCGCTTCAATCTGGTGGACACTCCCGGTCACTCTGACTTTTCCGAAGACACCTACCGTACGCTGACGGCGGTGGATGCGGCCGTGATGGTGATTGATGGCGCCAAGGGCGTTGAAAGCCAGACACAAAAACTGTTTGAAGTTTGCCGTCTGCGTGACCTGCCGATCCTGACCTTCTGTAACAAGATGGACCGTGAAAGCCGCGACACCTTTGAGATCATTGACGAGATTCAGGAAAACCTGGCAATTGACGTAACCCCGGCGGCCTGGCCCATTGGAGTGGGACGTGATTTCATCGGCTGTTATGACATGCTGCGCGATCGGCTGGAACTGATGGATCGCGCCGACCGCAACAAGGTGGCCGAAAGCATCGCCATCGAGGGACTGGATGACCCCAAGCTGGCGGAACATGTGCCCGCCCACCTGCTGGAAAAGCTGCTGGAAGAGGTCGAGATGGCCCGCGAGCTGCTGCCCAAGCTGGACCCGCAGGCGGTGCTCGAAGGTCACATGACGCCGATCTGGTTTGGCTCGGCGATTAACTCCTTTGGCGTCAAAGAACTGATGGACGGGATCGGCGCCTATGGGCCCGAACCCCAGGTGCAAACCGCGCAGCCGCGCAAAATTGCCCCCGAAGAGAAAAAAGTCACCGGTTTTGTCTTTAAGGTGCAGGCCAATATGGATCCCAAGCACCGCGATAGGGTGGCCTTTGTGCGTATGGCCTCAGGCCATTTCAAACGCGGCATGAAGCTGACCCATGTGCGCACCAAAAAGCCGATGGCGATCTCTAACCCGGTGCTGTTTCTCGCCTCGGACCGTGAACTGGCCGAAGAGGCCTGGGCCGGCGATATCATCGGCATTCCCAACCACGGCCAGCTGCGCATTGGCGACACCCTGACCGAAGGCGAAGCATTGCGGGTCTCGGGTATTCCCTCCTTTGCGCCGGAGCTTCTGCAAGGCGTGCGCGCGGGCGACCCGATGAAGGCCAAGCACCTGGAAAAGGCGCTGATGCAATTTGCCGAAGAAGGCGCCGCCAAGGTCTTTAAGCCCTCGATTGGTTCGGGCTTTATTGTCGGCGTGGTTGGCGCGTTGCAGTTTGAAGTGCTCGCCAGCCGGATTGAGATGGAATATGGCCTGCCCGTGCGGTTTGACAACTCCCAGTTTACCTCGGCTCGCTGGGTCAGTGGTGACAAGCAAGCACTTGATAAGTTTACCGAAACCAACAAACAGCACATCGCTTATGACCATGACGGCGATATCGTCTATCTGACCCGTTTGCAGTGGGATATCGACCGGGTCGAACGCGACTACCCCGATCTGAAACTCACAGCAACCAAGGAAATGATGGTCTGA
- a CDS encoding ATP-binding protein — MAEIVLEVGDDGIPRYVAMNKRSRAITKLSGDGWLGKTALEIFGGSTGERALEHHLEVVQSQQEATYEINLPSVHKTFYIRTTMTPVFDAAGKLTHLVGSSADVTSERERDAALELTKIAKEKAEEAGQAKERFLAEMSHEIRTPMNGILGLCELLKETKLDDEQSLFADTIFSSTTALLDMINEVLDFAQIKAKKVSLNAQPFSLRDLIEEIRVLLSAKTSYKGLGFLVDYPDTLPSTFIGDASKIRQILLNLIGNAIKFTDQGHISLTVDYDLSASMGPLRFAVSDTGCGIEESKLASIFSAFEQAKGTPKAQAEGTGLGLAISQALLERMGGEIAVKSAPGQGSCFTVWLDLAPEADGAKAAEAGEQGAPQNQLGGGPASAVAVSETETLERLRRMKILVAEDNKTNQLVVEKMLQKFGAKARFAENGAVAYETYVAAEFDLILMDLSMPVMGGLEAARRIRQHETDTGRANCKIVALTANAQKSDVKACYEAGMDGFLTKPFRKSELLAYLSALD; from the coding sequence ATGGCCGAGATTGTGTTGGAAGTCGGCGACGACGGCATACCCCGATATGTGGCGATGAATAAGCGTTCTCGGGCGATTACAAAGCTTTCTGGGGACGGCTGGCTTGGCAAGACTGCTTTGGAGATATTTGGCGGCTCCACCGGAGAACGTGCGCTGGAGCATCATTTGGAAGTGGTGCAGTCGCAACAGGAAGCCACCTACGAGATCAATTTGCCGTCTGTTCACAAGACATTTTACATTCGCACAACAATGACCCCGGTGTTTGATGCCGCTGGTAAACTGACGCATCTTGTCGGGTCATCTGCGGATGTAACATCGGAGCGCGAACGAGACGCTGCTTTGGAGCTGACCAAGATTGCCAAGGAAAAAGCGGAGGAAGCGGGCCAGGCCAAGGAGAGATTTCTGGCAGAAATGAGCCATGAGATCAGAACGCCGATGAATGGAATTCTGGGTCTCTGTGAGCTGTTGAAGGAAACCAAGCTGGACGACGAGCAAAGCCTCTTTGCCGATACGATCTTCAGTTCCACGACAGCGTTGCTGGACATGATCAATGAAGTTCTCGATTTTGCTCAGATCAAGGCAAAAAAGGTCTCCCTCAACGCTCAGCCCTTTTCACTGCGTGATCTTATTGAAGAAATCAGGGTGCTCTTGTCCGCCAAGACTTCCTACAAGGGGCTTGGCTTTCTTGTGGATTACCCTGACACACTGCCTTCCACCTTCATCGGTGACGCCAGTAAGATCCGCCAAATATTGTTGAATCTGATTGGCAACGCGATCAAATTCACCGACCAAGGGCATATCTCGCTCACGGTTGACTATGATCTGAGTGCATCAATGGGGCCTTTGCGGTTTGCGGTTTCTGACACCGGCTGCGGTATTGAAGAAAGCAAGCTTGCCTCCATTTTCTCAGCCTTTGAACAAGCCAAGGGAACGCCCAAAGCACAGGCCGAAGGGACGGGGCTGGGCCTTGCCATTTCGCAGGCCCTGTTGGAGCGCATGGGGGGAGAGATTGCAGTCAAATCCGCTCCGGGGCAGGGATCGTGTTTTACCGTGTGGCTGGACCTCGCGCCTGAAGCCGATGGAGCCAAGGCAGCGGAGGCCGGGGAGCAGGGCGCGCCGCAAAATCAGCTTGGCGGTGGCCCCGCCAGTGCCGTTGCTGTTTCGGAGACGGAAACCTTAGAGCGGTTGCGTCGCATGAAGATCCTTGTGGCGGAAGACAACAAGACCAATCAGTTGGTCGTGGAAAAAATGCTGCAGAAATTTGGTGCGAAGGCTCGTTTTGCGGAGAACGGCGCAGTGGCCTACGAGACCTATGTCGCGGCGGAGTTCGACCTGATCCTGATGGATCTTTCCATGCCTGTTATGGGGGGGCTGGAAGCGGCCCGCCGGATCCGGCAGCACGAGACAGACACCGGTCGCGCGAACTGTAAGATTGTTGCGCTGACGGCAAATGCACAGAAAAGCGATGTAAAAGCCTGTTACGAGGCGGGAATGGATGGCTTTCTGACCAAACCATTTCGGAAATCTGAGTTGCTGGCGTACCTTAGCGCTCTTGACTGA
- a CDS encoding Hint domain-containing protein, which yields MSTPDRAIQSIPAYPADQFQVEIGANMGDGLSVMDELILDDIYQLSPTAHAKRLGLASGADGSFYIAQDTELGMAGAQLHLDCVVTLMPNAGNNIEALIMVEVDHEGLIAAIYLVPMAPMGIQQSYTLVRAEQDSARRKLAQMACVSFTRGTRITMATGAQKPIEDLKPGDRILTRDEGVQELRWIGQTTSRAVGRMAPVLIRAGVLNNAADLLVSPDHRLMVYQRHDELGTGSPELLVRARDLVNGDSVVVQDGGFVDYFQLLFDRHHIVYAEGIAAESLFLDPMTQSALPDEILDRISPTLEIGQRRDAHGIEVQKSLLDRPDAVSLLKRASLR from the coding sequence GTGTCCACACCAGATCGCGCCATCCAATCCATCCCGGCCTATCCCGCTGACCAGTTTCAGGTGGAGATTGGGGCCAATATGGGCGACGGCCTGAGCGTCATGGATGAGCTGATCCTGGATGACATCTACCAGCTGTCCCCGACGGCTCATGCCAAACGGTTGGGATTGGCCAGCGGTGCGGACGGCAGTTTTTACATCGCCCAGGATACCGAACTCGGCATGGCGGGCGCCCAGCTGCATCTGGACTGTGTTGTAACCTTGATGCCGAACGCAGGTAACAACATTGAGGCCCTGATCATGGTCGAAGTCGACCATGAGGGGCTGATCGCGGCGATTTATCTGGTGCCTATGGCGCCAATGGGCATCCAGCAAAGCTATACGCTGGTGCGCGCCGAGCAAGACAGCGCCCGGCGCAAACTGGCACAGATGGCCTGCGTTTCCTTTACCCGCGGCACCCGGATCACCATGGCCACCGGCGCGCAAAAACCAATCGAGGATCTGAAACCCGGAGACCGCATCCTGACCCGCGATGAAGGCGTGCAAGAGCTGCGCTGGATCGGCCAGACCACCTCGCGCGCTGTCGGGCGCATGGCGCCGGTGCTGATCCGCGCCGGGGTTTTGAACAATGCCGCCGACCTGTTGGTCAGCCCTGACCATCGTCTGATGGTCTATCAACGCCATGATGAATTGGGCACCGGCAGCCCCGAATTGCTGGTACGGGCGCGGGATCTGGTCAATGGGGACAGCGTAGTGGTGCAGGATGGCGGCTTTGTCGACTATTTCCAGCTGCTGTTTGATCGTCATCACATTGTCTACGCCGAGGGCATCGCCGCCGAGAGCCTGTTTCTGGACCCAATGACCCAATCAGCCCTTCCGGATGAGATCCTGGATCGCATCTCCCCTACCTTAGAAATTGGCCAGCGCCGCGACGCCCATGGTATCGAGGTACAAAAATCCCTGCTCGACCGCCCCGACGCCGTCAGCCTGCTGAAACGCGCCTCCCTGCGGTAG
- a CDS encoding SDR family oxidoreductase codes for MDLGIAGKRALVCASSKGLGLGCAEALAEAGVNLVMNARGEEALVQAAQSIRDAYGVEVETVVADVTTSEGQAKLLAAATDIDILVTNAGGPPPGLWSDWERDDFIKALDANMLAPIALMKALLPGMMDRGWGRVVNITSQSVKAPIAVLGLSNSARAGLTGYVAGTARQVAGSGVCINNLLPGIHATDRAVSLDSGVSAQQGITMEEAKAQRAATIPAGRYGSRTEFGATCAFLCSQHAGFIVGQNILLDGGSTNATL; via the coding sequence ATGGATCTAGGAATCGCGGGAAAACGAGCATTGGTCTGTGCCAGCAGCAAAGGTCTGGGACTGGGCTGCGCTGAGGCGCTGGCGGAAGCAGGCGTCAACCTGGTGATGAACGCACGGGGCGAAGAGGCACTGGTGCAGGCAGCGCAATCGATCCGCGACGCTTACGGCGTTGAGGTTGAAACCGTGGTGGCGGATGTCACCACCAGCGAAGGTCAGGCAAAGCTGCTGGCCGCGGCCACGGATATCGACATTTTGGTGACCAATGCCGGTGGGCCGCCTCCCGGCCTGTGGTCGGACTGGGAGCGTGACGACTTTATCAAGGCTCTGGACGCCAATATGCTGGCGCCTATTGCCCTGATGAAGGCGCTCCTCCCTGGGATGATGGACCGGGGCTGGGGGCGGGTGGTGAATATCACCTCGCAATCGGTCAAAGCCCCCATTGCTGTGCTGGGTCTGTCCAATTCGGCCCGTGCCGGTCTGACGGGCTATGTGGCGGGCACCGCGCGTCAGGTGGCTGGCAGCGGGGTTTGCATCAACAACCTGCTGCCCGGCATTCATGCCACCGATCGTGCGGTCTCGCTGGATAGCGGTGTCAGCGCCCAGCAGGGCATCACCATGGAAGAGGCCAAGGCGCAGCGCGCCGCAACCATTCCGGCCGGGCGCTATGGATCGCGCACGGAATTTGGTGCCACCTGCGCCTTCCTGTGTTCGCAACACGCTGGTTTTATCGTTGGACAAAACATCCTTCTTGATGGCGGTTCAACCAACGCAACCCTGTAA